One window of the Trifolium pratense cultivar HEN17-A07 linkage group LG2, ARS_RC_1.1, whole genome shotgun sequence genome contains the following:
- the LOC123905241 gene encoding uncharacterized protein LOC123905241, translating into MTTTTTFNHNQTTTTTTTKSSSISSKPPRPKRRICFSFTTYANNLIQHLKSSNIIIEKGLTESEFSLLKSKFNLNFPPDLRTILQQGLPISPGFPNWRSSSKQQIKILLNLPVSSILRRVKNNRFWHPSWGPLPKDPVSAAEKILSDAPQLVPVFRHCYICCSPNIAGNPVFYVDHGGDVRLVSNDVVGFFRDSGFLKSIENEDEMDPVWAAREARRIEVWSEVADGRGERGWKWWWDDRKREFGGCMDGVLRREDVVYSLGVDVGKSWLDLDFESEEEDVAATAVVGVNKNKR; encoded by the exons AtgaccaccaccaccaccttcaATCAcaatcaaacaacaacaacaacaacaacaaaatcatcatcaatTTCGTCAAAACCACCTAGACCAAAACGAAGAATATGTTTCTCATTCACAACATATGCAAACAACCTAATCCAACATCTCAAATCATCCAACATCATAATCGAAAAAGGACTCACCGAATCAGAATTTTCACTTctcaaatcaaaattcaatctCAATTTCCCACCTGACCTTCGAACAATTCTCCAACAAGGTCTTCCAATCTCACCAGGTTTTCCCAATTGGCGTTCTTCATCAAAACAACAAATCAAAATTCTTCTTAATCTTCCAGTTTCATCCATCCTAAGACGTGTTAAAAATAACCGTTTTTGGCATCCTTCCTGGGGTCCACTCCCGAAAGATCCAGTGTCAGCTGCGGAGAAGATTTTATCTGATGCTCCGCAGCTTGTTCCGGTCTTTCGGCATTGTTATATATGTTGTTCTCCTAATATTGCTGGTAATCCTGTTTTTTACGTTGATCATGGTGGTGATGTTAGGTTGGTGAGTAATGATGTTGTTGGATTTTTTCGGGATTCGGGTTTTTTGAAAAGCATTGAGAATGAGGATGAGATGGATCCGGTTTGGGCAGCGAGGGAGGCGAGGAGGATTGAGGTATGGTCGGAGGTGGCGGATGGGAGAGGGGAGAGAGGGTGGAAGTGGTGGTGGGATGATCGGAAGAGAGAATTTGGTGGGTGTATGGATGGTGTTTTGCGGAG GGAAGATGTGGTGTACTCTCTTGGGGTTGATGTAGGAAAATCATGgttggatttggattttgaaTCGGAAGAAGAAGATGTCGCCGCCACCGCCGTTGTCGGCGTCAATAAGAATAAGCGATGA